One Paraburkholderia caffeinilytica DNA segment encodes these proteins:
- a CDS encoding GlxA family transcriptional regulator, protein MHMGRLAETFSLANRLRHPDNALDNYYDLRLVSASGGAVRSSSGVPIWTDAVDAHQAKDVHALFALGAASVPAESDERLLSWLRHSYPHAQVIQGIGGAHGVLELAGIEPKDGVATEMAGAAMTTGAPPAPRTAGIDADASVALTSALSVVKRDCGYETASQVAHDLLPVTSKQFTHSIFNSREARASDLIRTSAHQLRVSSESRVSIADAAQAVAMSERNFLRRFKQEIGVTPTEFVLRVRLEKACHMLVDTDLPADKIARRTGLGSGDRLAKLFRQHLSMSPTEYRTTERNRLADNGSPEPDLVKRVRRPIS, encoded by the coding sequence ATTCACATGGGACGCCTGGCGGAGACATTCAGTCTTGCTAACCGTTTGCGTCATCCGGACAACGCGCTCGACAACTATTACGACCTGCGCCTGGTGTCCGCCAGCGGCGGAGCCGTACGTTCGTCCTCAGGTGTGCCGATCTGGACTGACGCGGTCGACGCGCACCAGGCCAAAGACGTCCACGCGCTGTTTGCGCTCGGCGCCGCGAGCGTGCCTGCCGAAAGCGATGAGCGGCTGCTCTCGTGGCTGCGCCACAGCTATCCGCATGCGCAGGTGATACAGGGGATCGGCGGAGCGCATGGCGTTCTCGAATTGGCCGGGATCGAGCCCAAGGATGGTGTAGCGACGGAGATGGCGGGCGCCGCCATGACGACAGGCGCGCCGCCGGCACCCCGAACGGCCGGCATCGACGCCGACGCAAGCGTCGCGTTAACCAGCGCGTTGTCCGTGGTCAAACGCGATTGCGGCTACGAGACCGCCAGCCAGGTTGCGCACGACCTGCTGCCCGTCACGTCGAAGCAGTTCACCCACTCGATATTCAATTCTCGTGAAGCGCGCGCAAGTGACCTGATTCGCACGTCAGCGCATCAGTTGCGGGTCAGCAGCGAGAGCCGCGTATCGATTGCGGATGCCGCTCAGGCTGTGGCGATGAGCGAACGCAATTTCCTGCGCCGTTTCAAGCAGGAGATCGGCGTGACGCCGACGGAGTTCGTGCTGCGAGTGCGCCTTGAAAAAGCCTGCCACATGCTGGTCGATACCGACCTGCCCGCCGACAAGATCGCACGCCGTACGGGCCTGGGTAGCGGCGACCGGCTTGCCAAGCTGTTCCGCCAGCATCTGTCGATGTCGCCAACGGAGTACCGGACGACTGAGCGCAACCGGTTGGCCGATAACGGATCGCCCGAACCAGACCTCGTCAAGCGGGTACGCCGGCCCATTTCGTAA